In the Penaeus chinensis breed Huanghai No. 1 chromosome 31, ASM1920278v2, whole genome shotgun sequence genome, one interval contains:
- the LOC125041679 gene encoding F-box/LRR-repeat protein 15-like, which produces MGPLQLTDLPWEDIIYCYIFPYLSAADLWRFRGVCKKFEALFCAYMQACEKLDLTTLKMTDEVFQKMTKDCANLQWLSMAQCSWVNDASLMKIFRTNPRLRYVNLSGCSSLSGAALQVLVVNCKKLHTLLLANCPWLTKGGWEVIVFHQSNLQCFNASGCWDVDDQVFQKFFAKFTDLHELHLAHVEPVTDETLCFLAHSCPALNSLNIAGCWRVTDEGISRVVEYCRNLRVLNVKDCRDVTEQYLCKLFVRGIWVISDYSLAQMVSRRKRVNNLGLNIQT; this is translated from the exons ATGGGGCCATTGCAACTGACAGACCTGCCATGGGAAGACATTATATACTGCTACATATTTCCCTACTTGTCTGCAGCAGACTTATGGCGGTTTCGTGGAGTTTGCAAGAAATTTGAAGCCTTGTTCTGTGCCTATATGCAGGCTTGTGAGAAACTTGATTTGACTACATTAAAAATGACAGATGAAGTCTTTCAGAAG ATGACCAAGGACTGTGCGAACCTGCAGTGGTTATCCATGGCCCAGTGCTCATGGGTGAATGACGCATCGCTCATGAAGATATTCAGAACAAACCCTCGTCTCAGATATGTTAATCTGAGTGGTTGTAGTTCCCTCTCTGGGGCTGCCTTGCAG GTACTTGTTGTGAACTGCAAGAAACTTCATACTTTACTCCTTGCAAACTGTCCATGGTTGACTAAAGGAGGCTGGGAAGTAATAGTATTTCATCAG TCCAACCTGCAGTGCTTTAATGCATCGGGTTGCTGGGATGTAGATGACCAGGTCTTCCAGAAGTTCTTTGCCAAATTCACAGACCTGCATGAGCTACACTTGGCTCATGTAGAACCTGTGACAGATGAGACACTTTGCTTCCTGGCACATTCATGCCCTGCTCTAAACTCTCTCAACATAGCAGGATGTTGGAGGGTAACTGATGAAGGAATAAGTAGG gtGGTTGAATACTGTCGTAATCTGCGCGTGCTCAATGTAAAGGATTGTCGTGATGTAACAGAACAGTACCTTTGTAAGCTCTTTGTTCGGGGAATTTGGGTTATCTCTGATTATTCCCTTGCTCAGATGGTCAGCAGAAGAAAACGAGTCAACAATCTTGGCCtcaacatacaaacataa